One stretch of Amycolatopsis sp. NBC_00345 DNA includes these proteins:
- a CDS encoding TetR/AcrR family transcriptional regulator codes for MPRPRTHDEALRLKLLDRAGELISADGPRALSLRKLAADAGTSTTAVYSLFGSKPDLVNALYVEGFRRFGERLAAVERTGDAVEDLVRLGVAYRASAQADPHLYAIMFTRSVPGFEPNDEADRFARATLRPLEEIAADGVASGQFADVAPEVITIGAWGVVHGLVSLELAGNLPEGFTVSGAYEQALRANASGWLRTA; via the coding sequence ATGCCCCGTCCCCGTACGCACGACGAAGCACTCCGCCTGAAACTGCTCGACCGGGCCGGCGAGCTGATCTCGGCCGACGGCCCCCGGGCGCTCTCCCTGCGCAAGCTCGCGGCCGACGCGGGCACGTCCACCACCGCCGTCTACTCGCTGTTCGGAAGTAAGCCCGACCTGGTCAACGCCCTGTACGTGGAGGGCTTCCGCCGGTTCGGCGAGCGGCTGGCGGCGGTGGAGCGCACGGGCGACGCCGTGGAGGATCTGGTCCGCCTCGGCGTCGCCTACCGCGCCAGCGCGCAGGCCGACCCGCACCTGTACGCGATCATGTTCACCCGCTCCGTGCCCGGCTTCGAGCCCAACGACGAGGCCGACCGCTTCGCCCGCGCCACCCTGCGGCCGTTGGAGGAGATCGCCGCCGACGGCGTGGCGTCCGGGCAGTTCGCGGACGTCGCGCCGGAGGTGATCACGATCGGCGCGTGGGGCGTCGTCCACGGACTGGTCTCCCTCGAACTGGCCGGGAACCTGCCGGAGGGGTTCACCGTGAGCGGCGCGTACGAACAGGCGTTGCGCGCCAACGCTTCGGGCTGGCTCAGAACAGCTTGA
- a CDS encoding RNA polymerase sigma factor, with the protein MDAELFGRAADGDERAFGELFERHVQAVWNHAYRLTGSWSLAEDLTSDTFLIAWRKRAELKLVRDSALPWLYTVVGNLARTEYRGAHRRLRLLHRIPEPATVSDHADAVAGQLDGEARLREVLAAVRGLPKAQRQVVELCLLGDVAIADAAALLEVAEVTVRSHLSRARAHLRALLEEK; encoded by the coding sequence GTGGACGCCGAGCTCTTCGGCCGGGCCGCGGACGGCGACGAGCGGGCGTTCGGTGAGCTGTTCGAGCGCCACGTGCAAGCCGTGTGGAACCACGCGTACCGGCTGACCGGCTCGTGGTCGCTGGCCGAGGACCTGACGTCCGACACGTTCCTGATCGCGTGGCGCAAGCGTGCCGAGCTGAAGCTGGTGCGCGACAGCGCGTTGCCCTGGCTCTACACGGTCGTCGGCAATCTCGCGCGGACCGAGTACCGCGGCGCGCATCGCCGGCTGCGGCTGCTGCACCGGATTCCCGAGCCGGCCACGGTTTCCGACCACGCCGACGCCGTGGCCGGCCAGCTCGACGGCGAGGCGCGCCTGCGCGAGGTCCTCGCCGCCGTGCGGGGGCTGCCGAAGGCGCAGCGCCAGGTCGTGGAGCTGTGCCTGCTGGGCGACGTGGCGATCGCCGACGCGGCGGCGCTGCTCGAGGTCGCGGAGGTCACCGTCCGCTCGCACCTGTCCCGGGCGCGGGCCCACCTGCGTGCCCTCCTGGAGGAGAAATGA
- a CDS encoding cytochrome P450: MKRFLVRVLLAGLAGLAVTLPRWLPGRVVALRMKIFALVNGEEGLPIPGERVGVEDFRRVYADPAAGGRSKGAALSDLFWYWLAPGPQVHQEHLEAGPRYDEVAKTTRQILVKTKAESEELTRRCAARVLDGLEAGDGRTIRLRDEMMPIWAELYYELVFGEPCPAEARDLIVGHADDVVSALKCVRPRNMRRRARLTAYLRRRLADVPHTMPSRLTPEEQVFYLQGTFFNTAVVQMSEAMAHLLMIIAQHPDVQARLAADPDDDEYLDRVIDEGLRTYPLFGIAHRIATDDIELDHTKIDAGTVLLFSYPDFHHAGFERPDEFDPERWNPQPLNPQPLNTQPLKTQPEASVPVASAGFPVRTAVAPVPAKKDANFLPFGVAQNRACPARGLAPLTMRVVTREVLRRFSLASSAAHTRSIPNRGPVILTPRGSRAPSSAALASLAARDRWEDVWRSLAQLVFGTYMVLDARHKRLCAKYFESYGGEG, translated from the coding sequence ATGAAGCGGTTCCTGGTGCGGGTGCTGCTCGCCGGGCTCGCCGGTCTCGCGGTGACGCTGCCCCGCTGGCTGCCGGGCCGGGTGGTGGCGTTGCGGATGAAGATCTTCGCGCTGGTCAACGGCGAGGAAGGCCTGCCGATCCCGGGCGAGCGTGTCGGGGTCGAGGACTTCCGGCGGGTGTACGCCGACCCGGCGGCCGGCGGGCGGAGCAAGGGCGCCGCGCTGTCGGACCTGTTCTGGTACTGGCTCGCGCCCGGTCCGCAGGTGCACCAGGAGCACCTGGAGGCCGGGCCGCGGTACGACGAGGTCGCCAAGACCACCCGCCAGATCCTGGTCAAGACCAAGGCGGAGTCGGAGGAGCTGACCCGCCGCTGCGCCGCGCGCGTGCTGGACGGGCTGGAAGCCGGCGACGGCCGGACGATCCGGCTGCGCGACGAGATGATGCCGATCTGGGCCGAGCTGTACTACGAGCTGGTGTTCGGCGAGCCGTGCCCAGCCGAGGCGCGGGACCTGATCGTCGGGCACGCGGACGACGTGGTGTCGGCGCTGAAGTGCGTGCGGCCGCGGAACATGCGACGCCGCGCGCGGCTGACCGCGTACCTGCGCCGCCGCCTGGCGGACGTGCCGCACACCATGCCGTCGCGGCTCACCCCCGAGGAGCAGGTTTTCTACCTGCAGGGCACCTTCTTCAACACCGCCGTGGTGCAGATGTCCGAGGCGATGGCGCACCTGCTGATGATCATCGCGCAGCACCCGGACGTGCAGGCGCGGCTCGCCGCGGACCCGGACGACGACGAGTACCTGGACCGCGTGATCGACGAGGGCCTGCGCACGTACCCGCTGTTCGGCATCGCCCACCGCATCGCCACCGACGACATCGAGCTGGACCACACGAAGATCGACGCGGGCACCGTGCTGCTGTTCAGCTACCCGGACTTCCACCACGCCGGCTTCGAGCGGCCGGACGAGTTCGACCCCGAGCGCTGGAACCCACAGCCGTTGAACCCGCAGCCCTTGAACACGCAGCCCTTGAAGACGCAGCCGGAAGCGAGTGTCCCCGTGGCGTCCGCCGGGTTCCCGGTCCGCACCGCGGTCGCGCCGGTGCCGGCGAAGAAGGACGCCAACTTCCTGCCGTTCGGCGTGGCGCAGAACCGCGCGTGCCCGGCCCGCGGCCTGGCCCCGCTGACGATGCGCGTGGTCACACGGGAGGTCCTGCGCCGGTTCTCGCTGGCGTCGAGCGCCGCCCACACCCGCTCGATCCCCAACCGCGGCCCGGTGATCCTCACCCCGCGCGGCTCGCGTGCCCCGTCGAGCGCGGCGCTGGCGAGCCTCGCCGCCCGCGACCGCTGGGAAGACGTGTGGCGCAGCCTGGCCCAGCTCGTGTTCGGCACCTACATGGTGCTCGACGCCCGGCACAAACGCTTGTGCGCCAAGTACTTCGAGAGTTACGGAGGCGAGGGATGA
- a CDS encoding NAD(P)-binding domain-containing protein translates to MSEDVLDYLVVGAGPAGLQLGQQLDRAGHSYLVLEAGSAPATFFRTFPRHRTLISVNKKYTGWTDPELNLRMDWNSLLAAGDPEPLLFTDYSAEMFPPAEALLRYTADYAAKHKIAVRYDTRVARISRADGNFVATDEAGTAFTARRLIVATGVTKAYVPDVPGMELVDQYADFDTDPAQFTNQRVLVLGKGNSAFETADSLNAHAAVLHVAGPRPVKLAWRTHFVGHLRAFNAGVLDMYQLKLQHAILDGDVREITKREDGYHVKFAFYRAEEVIKELRYDRVIACTGFRFDASIFDADCRPELTINGRFPAQTSSWESVNVPGLYFAGTITQVRDFKKATSAFIHGFRYGVRALSKVFEERYHGREWPHTVLKTDIGDLVDAVITRINRSSALYQQFGFLADVLTLERGQARYYEEVPVARVAERSPDVENAFVITLDYGPDHDKVDPFDFTVKRASQDVANDTGEGHYLHPIVRHYRHGELVATHHVTENLENEWNREVHVDALTAFLTKQLA, encoded by the coding sequence GTGTCGGAGGACGTTCTGGACTATCTGGTGGTCGGCGCGGGGCCCGCGGGCCTGCAGCTCGGCCAGCAGCTCGACCGGGCGGGGCACAGCTACCTGGTACTCGAAGCGGGCTCGGCGCCCGCGACGTTCTTCCGCACGTTCCCGCGGCACCGCACGCTGATCTCGGTCAACAAGAAGTACACCGGCTGGACCGACCCGGAGCTGAACCTCCGGATGGACTGGAACTCGCTGCTGGCCGCGGGCGACCCCGAGCCGCTGCTGTTCACCGACTACAGCGCGGAGATGTTCCCGCCGGCCGAGGCCCTGCTGCGCTACACCGCGGACTACGCGGCGAAGCACAAGATCGCCGTCCGGTACGACACCCGGGTGGCCCGGATCAGCCGCGCCGACGGGAACTTCGTGGCGACGGACGAGGCCGGCACCGCCTTCACCGCGCGCCGGCTGATCGTGGCCACGGGCGTGACCAAGGCGTACGTCCCGGACGTCCCGGGGATGGAGCTGGTCGACCAGTACGCCGACTTCGACACCGATCCGGCGCAGTTCACCAACCAGCGCGTTCTGGTGCTGGGCAAGGGGAACTCGGCGTTCGAGACCGCCGACAGCCTCAACGCGCACGCCGCGGTGCTGCACGTCGCGGGGCCGCGGCCGGTGAAGCTCGCCTGGCGCACGCACTTCGTCGGCCACCTGCGCGCGTTCAACGCCGGTGTGCTGGACATGTACCAGCTCAAGCTGCAGCACGCGATCCTCGACGGCGACGTCCGCGAGATCACCAAGCGCGAAGACGGCTACCACGTGAAGTTCGCCTTCTACCGCGCCGAAGAGGTGATCAAGGAACTGCGCTACGACCGGGTGATCGCCTGCACCGGCTTCCGGTTCGACGCCTCGATCTTCGACGCGGACTGCCGTCCGGAGCTGACCATCAACGGCCGGTTCCCGGCGCAGACCTCGTCCTGGGAGTCGGTGAACGTGCCCGGGCTGTACTTCGCCGGCACGATCACGCAGGTCCGCGACTTCAAGAAGGCGACCAGCGCGTTCATCCACGGCTTCCGCTACGGCGTGCGCGCGCTGTCGAAGGTCTTCGAGGAGCGCTACCACGGCCGCGAGTGGCCGCACACGGTGCTGAAGACCGACATCGGCGACCTCGTCGACGCCGTGATCACCCGGATCAACCGCAGTTCCGCGCTGTACCAGCAGTTCGGCTTCCTGGCCGACGTGCTGACGCTCGAGCGCGGGCAGGCGCGGTACTACGAGGAGGTGCCGGTGGCGCGGGTCGCCGAGCGCTCGCCGGACGTCGAGAACGCGTTTGTGATCACCCTCGACTACGGGCCGGACCACGACAAGGTGGACCCGTTCGACTTCACCGTCAAGCGCGCGAGCCAGGACGTCGCCAACGACACCGGCGAGGGCCACTACCTGCACCCCATCGTCCGGCACTACCGGCACGGCGAGCTGGTCGCGACCCACCACGTCACGGAGAACCTCGAGAACGAGTGGAACCGCGAGGTGCACGTGGACGCGCTCACGGCGTTCCTCACGAAGCAGCTGGCTTGA
- a CDS encoding alpha-hydroxy acid oxidase, translating to MRTIAEFEAAARERLEPAHYDFFAGAAGDELTLRANEEAFGRRSLVPRVLRGGGKRDLAVEIAGSPLSMPVLVSPTAFHRLAHPDGERATAEAVAAAGTVLVVSMAATTAIEDIAAAARAVVPDPALWFQLYLQPDLEFTGSVVRRAERAGVRALVVTVDSPVYGRRERDHRNGFHDLPPELVVENMRDGSGRVRDIEMSAELSWEHIAWLRETTSLPVLLKGVLHPEDARLAVAAGVDGLVVSNHGGRQLDTAVSTLDALPELAAAVGGAIPLVLDGGVRRGTDVVKALALGADAVGIGRPVLWGLAAAGREGVAEVLERLRDELDHTLALCGARTPAELTADLVR from the coding sequence ATGCGCACGATCGCGGAGTTCGAGGCCGCGGCACGCGAGCGGCTCGAACCGGCGCACTACGACTTCTTCGCGGGCGCGGCGGGAGACGAGCTGACCCTGCGCGCCAACGAAGAGGCGTTCGGCCGGCGCTCGCTCGTGCCGCGGGTGCTGCGCGGCGGGGGAAAACGGGACCTGGCGGTCGAAATCGCCGGTTCGCCGCTGTCGATGCCCGTCCTGGTTTCGCCGACGGCGTTCCACCGGCTGGCGCACCCGGACGGCGAGCGCGCCACGGCCGAGGCGGTGGCCGCCGCCGGCACGGTGCTGGTGGTGAGCATGGCCGCGACCACGGCGATCGAGGACATCGCGGCCGCGGCCCGGGCCGTCGTGCCCGATCCGGCGCTGTGGTTCCAGCTGTACCTGCAGCCGGACCTGGAGTTCACCGGGTCTGTGGTGCGCCGCGCCGAGCGCGCGGGCGTGCGGGCGCTGGTGGTGACCGTCGACTCGCCGGTGTACGGCCGGCGCGAGCGGGACCACCGCAACGGCTTCCACGACCTGCCGCCGGAGCTGGTCGTGGAGAACATGCGGGACGGCTCCGGGCGGGTGCGCGACATCGAGATGTCGGCCGAGCTGTCCTGGGAGCACATCGCCTGGCTGCGGGAGACGACGTCGCTTCCGGTGCTGCTCAAGGGAGTCCTGCATCCCGAAGACGCGCGGTTGGCCGTCGCCGCCGGGGTCGACGGGCTGGTGGTCTCGAACCACGGCGGCCGCCAGCTGGACACGGCGGTGTCCACTTTGGACGCGTTGCCCGAGCTGGCCGCGGCCGTCGGCGGCGCGATCCCGCTGGTGCTGGACGGCGGCGTGCGGCGTGGCACGGACGTGGTGAAGGCGCTGGCGCTGGGCGCCGACGCCGTCGGGATCGGGCGGCCGGTGCTGTGGGGCCTCGCCGCGGCGGGCCGGGAAGGAGTGGCGGAAGTGCTGGAACGACTGCGGGACGAGCTGGACCACACACTCGCGCTGTGCGGGGCGAGGACACCGGCCGAGCTGACCGCGGACCTCGTCCGATGA
- a CDS encoding aldo/keto reductase — translation MTGPTLPTRKLGGLEVGAQGLGCMGMSEFYGEGDDAESTATIHRALELGVTLLDTADMYGIGHNEELVGRAIADRRDQVVLATKFGIVRDREDPSVRGVRGDAEYVRGAVEKSLRRLNTDHIDLYYQHRVDPEVPIEDTVGAMAELVREGKVRHLGLSEAGAETIRRAHAVHPISAVQTEWSLWSREIEEAVVPVCRELGIGLVPYSPLGRGFLTGRFASKEDFGKGDFRMTTQPRFAEGNLEKNVAIVEALRTLAAEKGVTAGQLALAWVQAKGDDVVAIPGTKRRKYLEENVASVALELSTEDVQAIEAAFPADAVAGARYPEAALRLLSR, via the coding sequence ATGACTGGACCGACGCTGCCCACCCGCAAGCTCGGCGGGCTGGAAGTCGGCGCGCAGGGCCTCGGCTGCATGGGCATGAGCGAGTTCTACGGCGAGGGCGACGACGCCGAGTCGACGGCCACCATCCACCGCGCGCTGGAGCTGGGCGTCACCCTGCTCGACACCGCCGACATGTACGGCATCGGGCACAACGAAGAGCTGGTCGGCCGGGCCATCGCGGACCGGCGCGACCAGGTGGTGCTGGCCACGAAGTTCGGCATCGTGCGCGACCGGGAGGACCCGAGCGTGCGGGGTGTGCGCGGCGACGCGGAGTACGTGCGCGGGGCTGTCGAGAAGTCGTTGCGGCGGTTGAACACCGACCACATCGACCTGTACTACCAGCACCGGGTCGACCCGGAGGTGCCGATCGAGGACACCGTGGGCGCGATGGCCGAGCTGGTGCGGGAAGGCAAGGTCCGCCACCTCGGGCTGTCGGAGGCGGGCGCGGAGACCATCCGCCGGGCGCACGCCGTGCACCCGATCAGCGCCGTGCAGACGGAGTGGTCGCTGTGGTCGCGCGAGATCGAGGAGGCCGTGGTGCCGGTGTGCCGTGAGCTGGGCATCGGCCTGGTGCCGTACTCGCCGCTCGGCCGCGGCTTCCTGACCGGCCGGTTCGCCTCGAAGGAGGACTTCGGCAAGGGCGACTTCCGGATGACGACTCAGCCGCGGTTCGCTGAAGGCAACCTCGAGAAGAACGTCGCCATCGTCGAAGCGCTGCGCACGCTGGCGGCGGAGAAGGGCGTGACGGCGGGGCAGCTCGCGCTGGCCTGGGTGCAGGCGAAGGGCGACGACGTCGTCGCGATCCCGGGCACCAAGCGGCGGAAGTACCTGGAGGAGAACGTCGCGTCCGTCGCGCTGGAACTGTCCACTGAGGACGTTCAGGCGATCGAGGCCGCGTTCCCGGCCGACGCGGTGGCGGGCGCCCGCTACCCCGAAGCCGCCCTGCGGCTGCTCTCGCGCTGA
- a CDS encoding esterase/lipase family protein gives MSSKHFRRWFPAVLAAISLTALAAPAGAATSYPVTPNLYAGIAQSLKDPSAPPAGVNVASCEPSAAHPRPVVLITGTFGNMTDDWAGLGPTLANAGYCVYSTPIGGSPKSVVQTIGRVPESAKQISSFVDQVRTETGAAQVDLVGHSQGGLIGEYYLKLLGGAAKVHSFVGLSPTTHGTTLDGLAYLAKAFPGGEALVGVACPACADQIVGSPVVRAVGDGPIAQSDVDYTVIETRNESVVTPAGSAFIDEPGVHNLWVQDTCPADQASHGELSYSKTVYGLVGNALDPAHAQPVSC, from the coding sequence ATGTCCTCGAAGCATTTCCGCCGCTGGTTCCCCGCAGTCCTCGCGGCGATCTCCCTGACCGCGCTCGCCGCCCCAGCCGGCGCGGCAACGAGTTATCCGGTGACACCGAACCTGTACGCCGGGATCGCACAGTCCTTGAAGGACCCGTCGGCGCCGCCCGCGGGCGTCAACGTGGCTTCGTGCGAGCCCAGCGCCGCGCACCCGCGCCCGGTCGTGCTGATCACCGGCACGTTCGGGAACATGACCGACGACTGGGCCGGCCTCGGCCCGACGCTCGCCAACGCCGGTTACTGCGTTTACAGCACGCCGATCGGCGGCAGCCCGAAATCGGTGGTGCAGACCATCGGGCGGGTGCCGGAATCCGCGAAGCAGATCAGTTCGTTCGTCGACCAGGTCCGGACGGAAACCGGGGCGGCGCAGGTGGACCTCGTCGGCCATTCGCAGGGCGGGCTGATCGGCGAGTACTACCTGAAGCTGCTCGGCGGGGCGGCGAAGGTGCACAGCTTCGTCGGCCTGTCGCCGACCACCCACGGCACCACCCTCGACGGCCTGGCCTACCTGGCCAAGGCGTTCCCCGGCGGCGAGGCGCTGGTCGGCGTCGCGTGCCCGGCCTGCGCCGACCAGATCGTCGGCTCCCCGGTGGTGCGCGCCGTCGGCGACGGCCCGATCGCCCAGTCCGATGTGGACTACACGGTGATCGAGACGCGTAACGAGTCCGTGGTCACCCCGGCCGGCTCCGCGTTCATCGACGAGCCCGGCGTGCACAACCTGTGGGTGCAGGACACCTGCCCGGCCGACCAGGCGAGCCACGGAGAACTCAGCTATTCGAAGACGGTGTACGGCCTCGTCGGCAACGCGCTCGACCCCGCGCACGCGCAGCCGGTGAGCTGCTGA
- a CDS encoding aldo/keto reductase, translating to MISKRKLGELEVSAQGLGCMGMSQAYGVRDNDEESIATVHRALELGVTLLDTANVYGAGVNEELVGRAIADRRDQVVLATKFGIVWTEDGMTARGDAAYVKQSCDESLQRLGVDHIDLYYQHRVDPDVPIEETWGALAELVQAGKIRYAGISEASAATIRRAHAVHPVTALQSEWSLWTRGIEDEILGTCRELGIGLVPFSPLGRGFLTGQVTSLKDLPEDDMRRTMPRFAEGNFERNMAIVEALRALAAEKGVTAGQLALAWVQAQGDDVVPIPGTKRRKYLEENVAAAGLELSEEDIAAIERAAPQSAVAGARYPERLARAAGK from the coding sequence GTGATCAGCAAGAGGAAGCTCGGCGAGCTGGAAGTCAGCGCACAGGGCCTCGGCTGCATGGGCATGAGCCAGGCCTACGGCGTGCGCGACAACGACGAGGAGTCGATCGCCACCGTCCACCGCGCGCTCGAGCTGGGCGTGACCCTGCTGGACACCGCCAACGTCTACGGCGCGGGCGTGAACGAGGAGCTGGTCGGCCGCGCGATCGCGGACCGGCGCGACCAGGTGGTGCTCGCGACGAAGTTCGGCATCGTCTGGACCGAGGACGGCATGACCGCGCGCGGCGACGCGGCGTACGTGAAGCAGAGCTGCGACGAGTCCCTGCAACGCCTCGGGGTCGACCACATCGACCTCTACTACCAGCACCGGGTCGACCCGGACGTGCCGATCGAAGAGACCTGGGGCGCGCTCGCGGAGCTCGTGCAGGCCGGGAAGATCCGGTATGCGGGGATTTCCGAGGCCAGTGCCGCGACGATCCGGCGCGCGCACGCCGTGCACCCGGTGACGGCGCTGCAGAGCGAGTGGTCGCTGTGGACGCGCGGGATCGAGGACGAGATCCTCGGCACCTGCCGTGAGCTGGGCATCGGCCTGGTGCCGTTCTCACCGCTGGGCCGCGGGTTCCTCACCGGCCAGGTGACCTCGCTCAAGGACCTGCCCGAGGACGACATGCGCCGCACCATGCCGCGTTTCGCCGAGGGGAACTTCGAGCGGAACATGGCCATCGTGGAGGCGCTGCGGGCGCTGGCGGCGGAGAAGGGCGTGACCGCCGGGCAGCTCGCGCTGGCCTGGGTGCAGGCCCAGGGTGACGACGTCGTCCCGATCCCGGGCACCAAGCGGCGGAAGTACCTGGAGGAGAACGTCGCGGCGGCCGGGCTGGAGCTGTCCGAAGAGGACATTGCCGCGATCGAGCGGGCGGCCCCGCAGAGCGCCGTCGCCGGGGCGCGTTACCCCGAGCGGCTCGCGCGCGCTGCCGGGAAGTAA
- a CDS encoding TetR/AcrR family transcriptional regulator, with protein MTQPGPRGRYAGRTATERRAERRDRLMAAGLELFGTAGYATSTVGRVCRAANLSTRQYYEEFAGREALLIAVYDQVNAEATAAVADALAGADGQPLATRIRVALTAYALSTATDLRRARVAYVEIIGVNPAVEAHRMATRSRWAGLIRDLLRAGVAAGEIPGRDYRLAASAYIGAVNGLLQDWCAAGDRAPLEDVVDELARISAALTG; from the coding sequence GTGACCCAGCCCGGACCCCGTGGCCGCTACGCCGGCCGCACCGCCACCGAACGCCGCGCCGAGCGGCGGGACCGCCTGATGGCCGCGGGACTGGAGCTGTTCGGGACGGCGGGTTACGCGACGTCCACCGTCGGGCGGGTCTGCCGCGCGGCGAACCTGTCCACGCGCCAGTACTACGAGGAGTTCGCCGGCCGTGAGGCCCTCCTGATCGCGGTGTACGACCAGGTCAACGCCGAGGCGACGGCCGCGGTGGCCGACGCGCTGGCCGGGGCCGATGGCCAACCACTGGCCACGCGGATCCGGGTCGCGCTGACCGCGTACGCGCTGAGTACCGCGACCGACCTACGCCGCGCGCGGGTCGCGTACGTGGAGATCATCGGAGTGAATCCCGCGGTCGAGGCGCACCGGATGGCCACCCGCTCGCGCTGGGCCGGGTTGATCCGCGACCTGCTCCGCGCGGGCGTCGCCGCCGGCGAGATCCCCGGCCGCGACTACCGCCTGGCCGCGAGCGCCTACATCGGCGCGGTCAACGGCCTGCTGCAGGACTGGTGCGCCGCCGGGGACCGGGCGCCGCTGGAGGACGTCGTCGACGAACTGGCCCGGATCTCGGCCGCCCTGACCGGCTGA
- a CDS encoding MerR family transcriptional regulator: MSYSIAEAARRSGLSIDTLRYYERIKLVDPPARDGAGRRAYSDEDLSWLEFLTKLRLTGMPIKSMREYASLRRHGVASAGRRKAILVEQRQSVADRIAELQGCLDILDYKISHYDQIDRKALGQRPAMEEISA, translated from the coding sequence ATGAGCTACTCGATAGCGGAAGCCGCACGACGTAGCGGCCTGTCCATCGACACCCTCCGGTACTACGAGCGGATCAAGCTCGTCGACCCGCCGGCCCGCGACGGCGCCGGGCGGCGCGCGTACTCGGACGAAGACCTGAGCTGGCTGGAGTTCCTCACCAAGCTCCGGCTCACCGGCATGCCCATCAAGAGCATGCGTGAATACGCCTCGCTGCGCCGCCACGGGGTGGCCAGCGCCGGGCGGCGCAAGGCGATCCTGGTCGAGCAGCGCCAGTCGGTGGCCGACCGGATCGCCGAGCTCCAGGGCTGCCTGGACATCCTCGACTACAAGATCAGCCACTACGACCAGATCGACCGCAAGGCACTGGGCCAGCGGCCGGCCATGGAGGAGATCTCCGCGTGA
- a CDS encoding cation:proton antiporter, which yields MTPTQAAPAFFLAVVVILAVCRLVGALAVKIGQPPVVGEMVSGVLLGPSLLGLVLPGVQAALFPDTVRMLLYLGGQIGLVIYMFGAGYEFRVGTIKGSVKSVVSVSAAGTVVPLVLGVGVSVLGASWVGILKPGVSPAVSAAFVGVAIAITAFPMLARIITERGLGRTRFGSLALACGALDDVLAWVLLAVVLGMHAGSTGPVVTAVGGGVLFALLIWLVVRRVLAKTMASPRLSDDHRLLVTAVLLFASAWFTDVIGLYAVFGAFVLGIAFPRGEASDAVIAKFMPIGRIVFLPLFFTYSGLNTRFALLADPSLLAYAVVVVVVAVIGKLGASWGAARLAGEPQPIALRVGVLVNARGLMQLIALNVGLQAGIVSPALFTVLVLVALVTTIMTAPLLSWLDRRDARRYAGQELPEFLLSAQPARS from the coding sequence ATGACCCCGACCCAGGCCGCGCCCGCGTTTTTCCTCGCGGTGGTCGTGATCCTCGCGGTGTGCCGGCTGGTCGGTGCGCTGGCGGTGAAGATCGGGCAGCCGCCCGTGGTCGGCGAAATGGTCTCCGGCGTGCTGCTCGGGCCGTCGCTGCTCGGGCTCGTGCTGCCCGGCGTGCAGGCCGCGCTGTTCCCCGACACCGTGCGGATGCTGCTGTACCTGGGCGGCCAGATCGGGCTCGTGATCTACATGTTCGGCGCGGGTTACGAGTTCCGCGTCGGCACGATCAAGGGCTCGGTGAAGTCCGTCGTTTCGGTTTCGGCGGCCGGCACGGTGGTCCCGCTCGTGCTGGGCGTCGGGGTGAGCGTGCTGGGCGCGAGCTGGGTCGGCATCCTCAAGCCCGGGGTGTCGCCCGCGGTCTCGGCCGCCTTCGTCGGGGTGGCGATCGCCATCACGGCGTTCCCGATGCTCGCGCGGATCATCACCGAGCGCGGTCTCGGCCGCACCCGGTTCGGCTCGCTGGCGCTGGCCTGCGGCGCGCTCGACGACGTGCTCGCGTGGGTCCTGCTCGCCGTGGTGCTCGGCATGCACGCGGGCTCGACCGGGCCGGTCGTGACGGCCGTCGGCGGCGGGGTCCTGTTCGCGCTGCTGATCTGGCTGGTCGTGCGCCGCGTGCTGGCGAAGACGATGGCCAGCCCGCGGTTGAGCGACGACCACCGGCTGCTCGTCACGGCGGTGCTCCTGTTCGCCTCCGCGTGGTTCACCGACGTGATCGGGCTGTACGCGGTGTTCGGCGCGTTTGTCCTCGGCATCGCGTTCCCGCGGGGCGAGGCGTCCGACGCCGTGATCGCGAAGTTCATGCCGATCGGGCGGATCGTGTTCCTGCCGCTGTTCTTCACCTACTCCGGCCTGAACACCCGGTTCGCGCTGCTGGCGGACCCGAGCCTGCTGGCGTACGCGGTGGTGGTCGTCGTGGTCGCGGTGATCGGGAAGCTCGGCGCTTCGTGGGGCGCCGCGCGGCTGGCGGGGGAGCCGCAGCCGATCGCGTTGCGCGTGGGCGTGCTCGTGAACGCGCGGGGGCTGATGCAGCTGATCGCGCTGAACGTCGGGCTGCAGGCCGGGATCGTGTCGCCGGCGCTGTTCACGGTGCTGGTGCTCGTCGCGCTGGTCACCACGATCATGACCGCGCCGCTCCTGAGCTGGCTGGACCGCCGCGACGCGCGCCGGTACGCGGGCCAGGAGCTGCCGGAATTCCTCCTTTCGGCACAACCGGCCCGATCATGA